The following are encoded together in the Tepidiforma bonchosmolovskayae genome:
- the nuoL gene encoding NADH-quinone oxidoreductase subunit L, whose protein sequence is MGAEQAWVLAAIPAGVFLVLALFGRALPRGGDYLGIAAIASSFVLFFVVLADFLDTPGKIGPVVNDIEWSSIGETFTLRMGIFIDPITIVMFGVITTVALMVNIFSLGYMKGEPRYFWFYAVLQLFAASMLLLVMADNLLLLYISWELVGVCSFLLIGFYWEKRSATEAAKKAFVTTRIGDVGLLIGIILLWKEGGTFNIQELIHLAEEGHFSQPYLFTALAFIFLGCMGKSAQVPFHVWLPDAMEGPTPVSALIHAATMVVAGVYLTARLLPMFEVADGMLLVVTIVGLVTALLTGFIALAQTDIKKVLAYSTVGQLGFMFVALGAGEPAVAMFHLMTHAFFKALLFLGAGSVIIGTHHNQEMDRLGGLWKKMPITGTTFLIGSLALAGLPPLAGFWSKDEIFVALEHKWGAWAVILLGISAVTTAFYTTRLFIRTFMGRPADPHVYENTRETPPVMTGPLVFLAVLAATSGFVVFHDVGKALGFPGGITEFIFLPHHGPHEYELKWGFAAASVAMAVTGIFTAGWMYWGNDLRRSTALANWQPRLYDMLRRKFYFDELYQGMIDRGVLGVSYIVSWFDRYVVNDTGVDGSAQVTGFTGGVLKYLQTGRVPNYAMAVAVGVIGLALAGLAVRG, encoded by the coding sequence ATGGGAGCTGAACAGGCCTGGGTGCTCGCCGCTATCCCGGCGGGCGTGTTTCTGGTGCTCGCGCTCTTCGGGCGCGCCCTGCCGCGCGGGGGCGACTACCTCGGCATCGCCGCCATCGCCTCGTCCTTTGTCCTCTTCTTCGTCGTCCTCGCCGATTTCCTCGATACCCCCGGCAAAATCGGACCCGTCGTCAACGATATCGAATGGTCCTCCATCGGGGAGACCTTCACCCTCCGGATGGGCATCTTCATCGACCCCATCACCATCGTCATGTTCGGGGTCATCACCACCGTCGCCCTCATGGTCAACATCTTCTCCCTCGGCTACATGAAGGGAGAGCCCCGCTACTTCTGGTTCTACGCCGTCCTCCAGCTCTTCGCGGCCTCCATGCTCCTCCTGGTCATGGCCGATAACCTCCTCCTCCTCTACATCTCCTGGGAGCTCGTCGGCGTCTGCTCCTTCCTCCTCATCGGCTTCTACTGGGAGAAGCGCTCCGCCACCGAGGCCGCCAAAAAGGCGTTCGTCACCACCCGCATCGGCGATGTCGGCCTCCTCATCGGCATCATCCTCCTCTGGAAAGAGGGCGGCACCTTCAACATCCAGGAGCTCATCCACCTCGCCGAAGAGGGCCACTTCAGCCAGCCGTACCTCTTCACCGCCCTCGCCTTCATTTTCCTCGGCTGCATGGGCAAGAGCGCCCAGGTCCCCTTCCACGTCTGGCTCCCCGACGCCATGGAAGGCCCCACTCCCGTCTCCGCCCTCATCCACGCCGCCACGATGGTCGTCGCCGGCGTCTACCTCACCGCCCGGCTCCTCCCCATGTTCGAAGTCGCCGACGGCATGCTCCTCGTCGTCACCATCGTCGGCCTCGTCACCGCCCTCCTCACCGGCTTCATCGCCCTCGCCCAGACCGATATCAAGAAGGTCCTCGCCTACTCCACGGTCGGCCAGCTCGGCTTCATGTTCGTCGCCCTCGGCGCCGGCGAACCGGCCGTCGCCATGTTCCACCTCATGACCCACGCCTTCTTCAAGGCGCTCCTCTTCCTCGGCGCCGGCTCGGTCATCATCGGCACCCACCACAACCAGGAGATGGACCGCCTCGGCGGCCTCTGGAAGAAGATGCCGATCACCGGCACCACCTTCCTCATCGGCTCGCTCGCCCTCGCCGGGCTCCCGCCGCTCGCCGGCTTCTGGTCGAAGGACGAGATCTTTGTCGCCCTCGAACACAAGTGGGGCGCTTGGGCGGTCATCCTCCTCGGCATCAGCGCCGTCACCACTGCCTTCTACACCACCCGCCTCTTCATCCGCACCTTCATGGGCCGGCCCGCCGACCCGCACGTGTACGAAAACACCCGCGAGACCCCGCCCGTCATGACCGGGCCCCTCGTCTTCCTTGCCGTCCTCGCCGCGACCAGCGGGTTCGTCGTCTTCCACGACGTCGGCAAAGCGCTCGGCTTCCCGGGCGGCATCACCGAGTTCATCTTCCTGCCGCACCATGGCCCGCACGAGTACGAGCTCAAGTGGGGCTTCGCCGCCGCGTCCGTGGCCATGGCCGTCACCGGTATTTTCACTGCCGGCTGGATGTACTGGGGCAACGACCTCCGCCGCTCCACCGCCCTCGCGAACTGGCAGCCCCGCCTCTACGACATGCTCCGCCGCAAGTTCTACTTCGATGAGCTCTACCAGGGCATGATCGACCGCGGCGTCCTCGGCGTCAGCTACATCGTCTCCTGGTTCGACCGCTACGTCGTCAACGACACCGGCGTCGATGGCTCGGCGCAGGTCACCGGGTTCACCGGCGGTGTTCTCAAATATCTCCAGACCGGACGCGTCCCGAACTACGCCATGGCCGTTGCCGTCGGTGTCATCGGGCTTGCGCTCGCCGGCCTGGCGGTGAGGGGCTAA
- a CDS encoding complex I subunit 4 family protein — protein MTFDEGQGYVVLATIAVPLLAALILVFTPGSQKMAVRYISAVTGAILAALSIYIFAAYQVGGDQAQMNLRWTWVENTAFLGENGIALRLAVDGISALLALLTGVVAFAGALASWKIEYRNKDFYILYWILLAGVYGTFFAYDLFFFFFFYELAVMPLYLLIGVWGSTRKEYGAAKLTLMLVGGSVLIWIGIFAVFHQANIGTFDLPSLWAAGQNGTISPTAQKVIFPLMAVGCGVLAALWPFHTWSPDGHMSAPTAVSMVHAGVLMKLGAFGIIRLGIQLLPEGAQFWMPALMVLGTVGAVYGATAALTQRDFKLISGYSSVSHMGYVLMGLATMNTIGITGAVLQMFSHGVMTALVFLMIGALYDQAHTRDMKEFGGLAKVMPLWVIFYAIAGLANVGLPGFSGFTAEFHIFVGTFRTYPVFGALAIFAAALAAAYMLRMFATVFFGPTNPHWKDLKDLTPLERLSGAMLIASIVIMGVWWAPFIDRVGHTVTLLPGVTG, from the coding sequence ATGACCTTCGACGAAGGCCAGGGCTACGTCGTCCTTGCCACCATCGCCGTGCCGCTGCTCGCGGCACTCATCCTCGTCTTCACCCCCGGCTCGCAGAAGATGGCCGTCCGCTACATCTCCGCGGTCACAGGCGCCATCCTCGCGGCGCTCTCCATCTACATCTTCGCCGCCTACCAGGTCGGCGGCGACCAGGCCCAGATGAACCTCCGGTGGACCTGGGTCGAAAACACCGCCTTCCTCGGCGAAAACGGCATCGCCCTCCGCCTTGCCGTCGATGGCATCTCCGCCCTCCTCGCCCTCCTCACCGGCGTCGTCGCGTTCGCCGGCGCCCTGGCCAGCTGGAAAATCGAGTACCGCAACAAAGACTTCTACATCCTCTACTGGATCCTCCTCGCGGGCGTCTACGGCACCTTTTTCGCCTACGACCTCTTCTTTTTCTTCTTCTTCTACGAACTCGCCGTCATGCCGCTCTACCTGCTCATCGGCGTCTGGGGCTCGACCCGGAAGGAGTACGGCGCAGCCAAGCTCACGCTGATGCTTGTCGGCGGCTCGGTGCTCATCTGGATCGGCATCTTCGCCGTCTTCCACCAGGCCAACATCGGCACCTTCGACCTGCCCTCGCTCTGGGCTGCCGGCCAAAACGGTACCATCAGCCCGACCGCCCAGAAGGTCATCTTCCCGCTCATGGCCGTCGGTTGCGGCGTCCTCGCCGCCCTCTGGCCGTTCCACACATGGTCCCCCGACGGCCATATGTCGGCCCCGACCGCCGTCTCCATGGTCCACGCCGGCGTCCTCATGAAGCTCGGCGCCTTCGGCATCATCCGCCTCGGCATCCAGCTCCTCCCCGAAGGGGCGCAGTTCTGGATGCCCGCCCTGATGGTCCTCGGCACCGTCGGCGCCGTCTACGGCGCAACCGCTGCCCTCACCCAGCGCGACTTCAAACTCATCTCCGGCTACAGCTCCGTCAGCCACATGGGCTACGTCCTCATGGGCCTCGCCACCATGAACACCATCGGGATTACCGGCGCCGTCCTCCAGATGTTCTCCCACGGAGTGATGACCGCCCTCGTCTTCCTCATGATCGGCGCCCTCTACGACCAGGCGCATACGCGCGACATGAAGGAGTTCGGCGGGCTTGCCAAAGTGATGCCCCTCTGGGTCATCTTCTACGCCATCGCCGGCCTCGCCAACGTCGGCCTCCCCGGGTTCTCCGGGTTCACCGCCGAATTCCACATCTTCGTCGGCACCTTCCGCACCTACCCGGTCTTCGGCGCCCTCGCCATCTTCGCCGCAGCGCTCGCCGCTGCCTACATGCTCCGCATGTTCGCGACCGTCTTCTTCGGCCCCACCAATCCGCACTGGAAGGATTTGAAGGACCTCACCCCGCTCGAACGCCTCTCCGGCGCCATGCTCATCGCCTCCATCGTCATCATGGGCGTCTGGTGGGCGCCGTTCATCGACCGGGTGGGCCACACTGTCACCCTCCTCCCGGGGGTCACCGGCTGA
- a CDS encoding NADH-quinone oxidoreductase subunit N gives MRDYALFVPEYIACGVALLVIAIELFAPKFRKDVLAYLTALGALAWFGAGLAFLDRDPKSYQGLFLSDDFTSFFRLLAAGIVFVVALMSAEFLKRQRGVDHGEFYGLLLVAGSAMTIMAGATELLTAYLALEVLSFSLYILVGILKRDLRSNEASLKYILLGAFSSALFLYGLSLVYGSAGTSSYAGIAEAYARRDSGLDPAVVVGLMLILAGVGFKVSAAPFHMWAPDAYEGAPLPITAFLSTLSKAAGFALILRLFSSAFVTDAETWRWAFLALAALTMTVGNLIAIQQKNLKRLVAYSSIGQVGYMLITIAALGYGDAQVGLNATSGLLVHLIGYIVTTLALFSALTAAVNRTGSEEIAGLRGLAETQPFLALVVTASLFSFAGLPFFAGFATKLFLLQGATTDETIWVVALAVLNSFISLYYYLMVIRQMYLFDPVGDASRYRVQPVLWGLAAVLLVGILFIGMYPGPAFELSERAARPLFDAASAAAAARVQAH, from the coding sequence ATGCGCGACTACGCCCTCTTCGTCCCCGAGTACATCGCCTGCGGCGTCGCCCTCCTGGTCATCGCCATCGAACTCTTCGCGCCGAAGTTCCGGAAGGACGTCCTCGCCTACCTGACAGCCCTCGGCGCGCTCGCCTGGTTCGGCGCCGGACTCGCCTTCCTCGACCGCGACCCCAAGTCCTACCAGGGGCTCTTCCTCAGCGACGATTTCACCAGCTTCTTCCGCCTCCTCGCCGCCGGCATCGTCTTCGTCGTCGCCCTCATGTCCGCCGAATTCCTGAAGCGCCAGAGGGGCGTCGACCACGGCGAGTTCTACGGCCTCCTCCTCGTCGCCGGCTCCGCCATGACCATCATGGCCGGCGCCACCGAGCTGCTCACCGCCTACCTCGCCCTCGAAGTCCTCTCCTTCTCCCTCTACATCCTCGTCGGCATCCTCAAGCGCGACCTCCGCTCCAACGAAGCCAGCCTCAAGTACATCCTCCTCGGCGCCTTCTCCAGCGCGCTCTTCCTCTACGGCCTTTCCCTCGTCTACGGCTCGGCCGGCACCAGCAGCTACGCCGGCATCGCTGAAGCCTATGCCCGCCGCGATTCCGGCCTCGACCCGGCCGTTGTCGTGGGCCTGATGCTCATCCTCGCTGGCGTCGGCTTCAAGGTCTCCGCTGCTCCGTTCCACATGTGGGCCCCCGATGCCTACGAAGGCGCTCCGCTCCCCATCACCGCCTTCCTCTCGACGCTCTCCAAGGCCGCAGGCTTCGCCCTCATCCTCCGCCTCTTCTCCAGCGCGTTCGTCACCGACGCCGAAACCTGGCGCTGGGCATTCCTCGCCCTCGCCGCCCTGACGATGACCGTCGGCAACCTCATCGCCATCCAGCAGAAGAACCTGAAGCGGCTCGTGGCCTACTCCTCCATCGGCCAGGTCGGCTACATGCTCATCACCATCGCCGCCCTCGGCTACGGCGACGCCCAGGTCGGCCTCAACGCCACCAGCGGCCTCCTCGTCCACCTCATCGGCTACATCGTCACCACCCTCGCCCTCTTCTCCGCCCTCACCGCGGCCGTCAACCGCACCGGCAGCGAAGAGATTGCCGGCCTCCGCGGCCTCGCCGAAACCCAGCCCTTCCTTGCGCTGGTCGTTACCGCGTCGCTCTTCTCCTTCGCCGGCCTGCCGTTCTTCGCAGGCTTCGCGACCAAGCTCTTCCTCCTCCAGGGCGCCACCACCGACGAGACCATCTGGGTCGTCGCCCTCGCCGTCCTGAACAGCTTCATCAGCCTCTACTACTACCTCATGGTCATCCGCCAGATGTACCTCTTCGACCCCGTCGGCGATGCCAGCCGCTACCGCGTCCAGCCCGTGCTCTGGGGGCTGGCCGCCGTGCTCCTGGTCGGCATCCTCTTCATCGGCATGTACCCCGGCCCGGCCTTCGAACTCTCCGAGCGGGCCGCCCGCCCGCTCTTCGATGCGGCCTCCGCGGCGGCAGCCGCCCGCGTCCAGGCGCACTGA
- a CDS encoding plastocyanin/azurin family copper-binding protein — protein sequence MLRVPSGARSAMAAALLVAGIAAGLGAGCGGDDDDSTTQLNAELVDWGVKLDRTSVPAGDVRVKAKNTGSTEHELVFVRTDLPEDKLPVKDNKVDEEQVEVVGEIEKFPAGKSESATLTLPAGRYVVICNVATHYGLGMHTVLQVQ from the coding sequence ATGCTCAGGGTTCCGTCCGGTGCTCGGTCCGCCATGGCGGCCGCGCTTCTCGTTGCAGGGATCGCCGCAGGGCTGGGAGCCGGCTGCGGCGGGGATGACGACGATTCGACGACGCAGCTCAACGCTGAACTGGTCGACTGGGGGGTTAAGCTCGACCGGACTTCGGTACCGGCTGGGGACGTCCGGGTGAAGGCGAAGAACACCGGCTCGACAGAGCACGAGCTGGTCTTCGTGCGCACGGACCTGCCCGAAGACAAGCTGCCGGTCAAGGACAACAAGGTCGACGAAGAGCAGGTGGAGGTGGTCGGAGAGATTGAGAAGTTCCCGGCGGGGAAGTCGGAGTCGGCGACGCTCACTCTGCCCGCGGGCCGGTATGTGGTGATCTGCAACGTCGCGACCCACTACGGCCTCGGGATGCACACCGTGCTGCAGGTGCAGTAG
- the secA gene encoding preprotein translocase subunit SecA, translating to MPKLGFLNRILGDSNERELRRLQQIVDEINDLAPETEALSDEELAAKTVEFKERLAEGETLDDLLPEAFAVTREMAARKVGERPYDVQLMGGIVLHEGRIAEMRTGEGKTLTAVAPVYLNALLGRGVHVVTVNDYLARRDAAWYGPVYHALGMSVGVIQNAGISFMYEPGYEPEAEGPATGYKDLRPATRKEVYQADITYGTNNEFGFDYLRDNMVREWEEKAQRDLYFAIVDEVDNILIDEARTPLIISGQAEEASATYIKFARAVKGLREEIDYVIDHKAKHIALTEEGIERVERALGIPNIFEGDPRLARHLEAALDAEYLKRIDRDYVVRDGEVIIVDEFTGRLMPGRRWSHGIHQAVEAKEGVPIQRESITYATITFQNLFRLYEKLAGMTGTAETEAEEFHKIYGLDVVVIPTHRPMIRVDHPDVVYINERAKFNAVVNEIEEMHRIGRPVLVGTTSIEKSEYLSSLLTRRGIPHQVLNAKHHEREALIVAQAGQRGAVTIATNMAGRGTDIKLGPGVAELGGLHVIGTERHESRRIDNQLRGRAGRQGDPGSSRFFVSFGDDIMKRFAPDWVPGMMQKLGMTEDMPLESRMVTRAIEQAQQKVEGHNFDIRKRLVEFDDVINEHRKQIYTQRDKILRGVDTRANVLEEMLFREIERITENVNPDDIESLELAHAELREIFLPEDLPTIEEMAELRDELTDELLDRAEDRYEQMEAAIGPENMRKVEHWLLLEAIDTHWREHLTAIEELRQSIGLQAYAQVDPLVAFKREGHDMYQQLVQNIRRQVARTIFKVRVVQQPAPQPAPAPDGDGAAAPAPAQKAAPILAKASGPSPDEIRRLGAAPQGGGKGSSAAKRRKLIR from the coding sequence ATGCCGAAACTTGGTTTCCTCAATCGCATCCTCGGCGACTCCAACGAGCGGGAGCTGAGGCGCCTCCAACAAATCGTCGACGAGATCAACGACCTCGCCCCCGAGACCGAAGCCCTCTCCGATGAGGAGCTCGCCGCGAAAACCGTCGAATTCAAGGAGCGCCTCGCCGAAGGCGAAACGCTCGATGACCTCCTCCCCGAAGCCTTCGCCGTCACCCGGGAGATGGCCGCCCGCAAAGTCGGCGAACGCCCCTACGACGTCCAGCTCATGGGCGGCATCGTCCTTCACGAAGGCCGCATCGCCGAAATGCGCACCGGCGAAGGGAAAACGCTCACCGCCGTCGCCCCCGTCTACCTGAACGCCCTCCTCGGCCGCGGCGTCCACGTCGTCACCGTCAACGACTACCTCGCCCGCCGCGACGCCGCCTGGTACGGCCCCGTCTACCACGCCCTTGGCATGTCCGTCGGCGTCATCCAGAACGCCGGCATCTCCTTCATGTACGAACCGGGCTACGAGCCCGAAGCCGAAGGCCCCGCAACCGGCTACAAAGACCTCCGCCCGGCCACCCGCAAGGAGGTGTACCAGGCCGACATCACCTACGGCACCAACAACGAGTTCGGCTTCGACTACCTCCGCGACAACATGGTCCGCGAGTGGGAAGAAAAGGCCCAGCGCGACCTCTACTTCGCCATCGTCGACGAAGTCGACAACATCCTCATCGACGAAGCCCGCACTCCGCTCATCATCAGCGGCCAGGCCGAAGAGGCCAGCGCGACGTACATCAAGTTCGCCCGCGCCGTCAAAGGCCTCCGCGAAGAGATCGACTACGTCATCGACCACAAGGCGAAGCACATCGCCCTCACCGAAGAGGGCATCGAGCGCGTCGAACGCGCCCTCGGCATCCCCAACATCTTCGAGGGCGACCCCCGCCTCGCCCGCCACCTCGAAGCTGCCCTCGATGCCGAGTACCTGAAGCGCATCGACCGCGACTACGTCGTCCGCGACGGCGAAGTCATCATCGTCGACGAGTTCACCGGCCGCCTCATGCCCGGCCGCCGCTGGAGCCACGGCATCCACCAGGCCGTCGAAGCCAAAGAGGGCGTGCCCATCCAGCGCGAATCGATCACCTACGCCACCATCACCTTCCAGAACCTCTTCCGCCTCTACGAAAAGCTCGCGGGCATGACCGGCACCGCCGAAACCGAGGCCGAAGAGTTCCACAAGATCTACGGGCTCGATGTGGTCGTCATCCCCACCCACCGCCCAATGATCCGCGTCGACCACCCCGATGTCGTCTACATCAACGAGCGCGCCAAGTTCAACGCCGTCGTCAACGAAATCGAGGAGATGCACCGCATCGGCCGGCCCGTCCTCGTCGGCACCACCTCGATCGAAAAGTCCGAGTACCTTTCCAGCCTCCTGACCCGGCGGGGCATCCCCCACCAGGTCCTCAACGCCAAGCACCACGAACGCGAAGCCCTGATCGTCGCCCAGGCCGGCCAGCGCGGCGCCGTCACCATCGCCACCAACATGGCCGGCCGCGGCACCGACATCAAGCTCGGCCCCGGCGTCGCCGAGCTCGGCGGCCTCCACGTCATCGGCACCGAACGCCACGAGTCCCGCCGCATCGATAACCAGCTCCGCGGCCGCGCCGGCCGCCAGGGCGACCCCGGCTCCTCCCGCTTCTTCGTCTCCTTCGGCGACGACATCATGAAGCGCTTCGCCCCCGACTGGGTCCCCGGCATGATGCAGAAGCTCGGCATGACCGAGGACATGCCCCTCGAATCGCGCATGGTCACCCGCGCCATCGAGCAGGCCCAGCAAAAGGTCGAAGGCCACAACTTCGATATCCGCAAACGCCTCGTCGAGTTCGACGACGTCATCAACGAGCACCGCAAGCAGATCTACACGCAGCGCGACAAAATCCTCCGCGGCGTCGATACCCGCGCCAACGTCCTCGAGGAGATGCTCTTCCGCGAGATCGAGCGCATCACCGAGAACGTCAACCCCGACGATATCGAGTCGCTCGAACTCGCCCACGCCGAGCTCCGCGAAATCTTCCTCCCCGAAGACCTCCCCACCATCGAGGAGATGGCCGAGCTCCGCGACGAGCTCACCGACGAGCTGCTCGACCGCGCCGAAGACCGCTACGAGCAGATGGAAGCCGCCATCGGCCCCGAAAACATGCGCAAAGTCGAGCACTGGCTCCTCCTCGAAGCCATCGATACCCACTGGCGCGAACACCTCACCGCCATCGAAGAGCTCCGACAGAGCATCGGCCTCCAGGCCTACGCCCAGGTCGACCCCCTTGTCGCCTTCAAGCGCGAAGGCCACGACATGTACCAGCAGCTCGTCCAGAACATCCGCCGCCAGGTCGCCCGGACCATCTTCAAGGTCCGGGTCGTCCAGCAGCCTGCTCCCCAGCCCGCACCCGCTCCCGACGGCGACGGCGCTGCCGCCCCGGCGCCGGCGCAGAAAGCCGCGCCCATCCTCGCGAAGGCCAGCGGCCCCAGCCCCGACGAAATCCGCCGGCTCGGCGCAGCGCCCCAGGGCGGCGGCAAGGGCTCCAGCGCCGCAAAACGGCGGAAGCTGATCCGCTGA
- a CDS encoding PIG-L deacetylase family protein has translation MSKGKEKRQKKKRQQPEASVAPQPQPDALPPIQGPARAMVIMAHPDDADFLCAGTVAKWCAEGWEVIYVVVTSGDKGTHDPAMHPEKLAAIREEEQREACRVLGVKECIFLGYPDGFTSESAELRGQIVRLLRLYRPDVVITWDAFRGTFNHRDHRNVGQATMDAIYPIVRDRLFYQHHEHEGLESHQVNEVLLAGADKPDYSVDITDYWEKKIEAILCHTSQLGGRTKEDFLRERAEREKREPGKPIEERFRRWSIRRPMRQPQAAAPAEPRPKPQRAAAG, from the coding sequence ATGAGCAAAGGCAAAGAGAAACGGCAGAAAAAGAAGCGCCAGCAGCCCGAGGCCAGCGTGGCCCCCCAGCCCCAGCCCGACGCCCTCCCGCCCATCCAGGGCCCCGCACGCGCCATGGTCATCATGGCCCATCCCGATGACGCCGACTTCCTCTGCGCCGGCACCGTCGCGAAGTGGTGCGCCGAGGGCTGGGAGGTCATCTACGTCGTCGTCACCAGCGGCGACAAGGGCACCCACGACCCGGCCATGCACCCAGAAAAGCTCGCCGCCATCCGCGAAGAAGAGCAGCGCGAAGCCTGCCGCGTCCTCGGCGTCAAGGAGTGCATCTTCCTCGGCTACCCCGACGGCTTCACCTCCGAAAGCGCCGAGCTGCGCGGCCAGATCGTCCGCCTCCTCCGCCTCTACCGGCCCGATGTCGTCATCACCTGGGACGCCTTCCGCGGCACCTTCAACCACCGCGACCACCGCAACGTCGGCCAGGCCACCATGGACGCCATCTACCCCATCGTCCGCGACCGCCTCTTCTACCAGCACCACGAGCACGAAGGCCTCGAAAGCCACCAGGTCAACGAAGTCCTCCTCGCCGGCGCCGATAAGCCCGACTACAGCGTCGATATCACCGACTACTGGGAGAAGAAGATCGAAGCGATCCTCTGCCACACCAGCCAGCTCGGCGGCCGCACGAAGGAGGACTTCCTTCGCGAGCGGGCCGAGCGCGAGAAGCGTGAACCCGGGAAGCCGATCGAGGAGCGCTTCCGCCGGTGGAGCATTCGCCGGCCCATGCGCCAGCCGCAGGCCGCAGCCCCGGCCGAGCCCCGTCCGAAGCCCCAGCGCGCCGCCGCCGGCTAA